GTGCCGTGGTGCTGCTGTTCCACGGCATTCCCCTCGCCACAGTGCTGTCGATGAAAATCCTGCTGCTCAGGCGCGGGCGGGTTGCGCGCAGCAGCCCGACGCCAGTTCCTTGAGGATCGGGCAGTCCGGGCGGTGGTCGCCGTGGCAGTGCTCGACCAGATCCTGCAGGGTGTCGCGCAGTTCGCCGAGTTCGCGGATCTTCTGATTCAGCTCGTCGATGTGCTGACGGGCCAGGGCCTTCACATCGGCGCTGGCACGTTGGCGATCCTGCCAGAGTGTCAGCAGTTTGCCGACTTCCTCCAGCGAAAAACCCAGGTCCCGCGAGCGCTTGATGAACGCCAGCGTGTGCAGGTCATCGTCGCCGTAGACGCGATAGCCGCTGTCGGTGCGATGGGCAGCCTTGAGCAGGCCTATCGACTCGTAATAACGGATCATCTTCGCGCTCAGGCCACTGTGGCGGGCCGCTTGGCCGATGTTCATCGGTTGTCCTCCAGATCCTCGGGTTTCCAGGTTTTCAACAGTAACGCATTGCTCACCACGCTGACGCTCGACAAGGCCATCGCCGCACCGGCCAGCACCGGATTGAGGAAGCCGAACGCCGCCAGCGGAATGCCGATCAGGTTGTAGACGAAGGCCCAGAAGAGGTTCTGGCGGATCTTCGCGTAGGTCTTGCGGCTGATCTCCAGCGCGGCCGGCACCAGCCGTGGGTCGCCGCGCATCAGGGTGATGCCGGCGGCGTGCATGGCCACGTCGGTGCCGCCGCCCATGGCGATGCCGATGTCCGCGGCGGCCAGCGCCGGTGCGTCGTTGATGCCGTCGCCGACCATGGCCACGACCCCGTTTTTTTTCAGCTCGGCGACAGTGGCGGCTTTTTCCGCCGGCAGCACTTCGGCGTGGACGTTTTCGATGCCCAGCGCTTCGGCCACCACCCGGGCGCTGCCGCGGTTGTCGCCGGTCAGCAGGTGGCTGTGGATATGCTGGGCGGCCAGTTGTTGCACCGCGTGCAGCGCACCGGGCTTGAGGGTGTCGCCGAAGGCGAACAGACCGAGTACGCGGGGCTCCGGACTTTGCTCGATCAACCACGAGAGCGTGCGGCCTTCGGTTTCCCAGGCCTGGGCGGACTCGCTCAGGTTTGCGGCGTTAAGACCGCTTTCCTCCAGCAAGCGCCGATTGCCCAATGCAAGGCGCCGGCCGTCGAGGCTGCCGGCGATGCCGCGCCCGGTCAGGGACTGGCTTTCGCTGACATCGGGCACCGTCAGATTGCGTTCGGCACAGGCATCCAGCACCGCTTTGGCCAGCGGATGTTCGCTGCCGCGTTGCAGCGCGCCGGCGGCTGTCAGCAGGGCGTTTTCGTCACCGTCGTTCGCACTGAAGTGCGCAATGCGCGGCGTGCCGGAGGTCAGGGTGCCGGTCTTGTCGAACACCACGGCGCTGACTTCATGGGCACGCTCCAGTGCTTCGGCGTCCTTGATCAGAATCCCGTGACGCGCAGCCACACCGGTGCCGGCCATGATCGCTGTCGGAGTCGCCAGGCCGAGGGCACACGGGCAGGCGATCACCAGCACTGCGACGGCATTGATCAACGCGGTTTCCAGCGGCGCGCCGTACAGCCACCAGCCGATCAGCGTGGCCAGGGCCAGCAGCAACACGGTCGGCACGAACACCTGACTGACTTTATCCACCAGTTTCTGGATCGGTGCTTTCGCGGCCTGGGCGTCCTCCACCAGACGGATGATCCGCGCCAGCACGCTTTCCGCGCCGAGCGCCGTGGTGCTTACCAGCAAGCGGCCTTCACCGTTGATCGCACCACCGGTGACCTTGTCGCCCGGTTGCTTGGGTACCGGCAAGCTCTCGCCGCTGATCAATGCTTCATCGGCGTGGCTCTGGCCTTCCAGCACTTCGCCGTCCACCGGGAAGCGTTCACCAGGTTTGACCAATACGAGGTCACCGAGGCGCAGGGCGCTGATGGCGACGTCCTGTTCGCGGCCATCGATGATTTGAATCGCCCTTTCTGGCCGCAAGGCTTCCAGTGCACGGATGGCGCTGGCGGTCTGGCGTTTGGCGCGGCTTTCCAGGTATTTGCCGAGCAGCACCAGAGCGATGACCACCGCCGAAGCCTCGAAATACAGGTGCGGCATGCGCCCGGCGGCGGTCGCCCATTCATAGAGACTCAGGCCATAACCGGCGCTGGTGCCCAGCGCCACCAGCAAGTCCATGTTGCCGGCGCCGGCGCGCACGGCTTTCCACGCAGCCACATAAAAACGCGCGCCGAAGATGAATTGCACCGGGGTGGCGAGGGCGAATTGCGCCCAGGCTGGGAGCATCCAGTGAATGCCGAACGGTTGCAGCAACATCGGCAGCACCAGCGGCAAGGCGAGCGCGATCGCACAGATCAGCGCCCAGCGTTCATGGTTCAGGCGTTGCTGGCGATTGTCGGATTGTGGATGTTCAAGTTCGAAGAGGCTGGCCGAATAACCGGCCTTGCTCACGGCGGCGATCAGGGTTTGCGGGTCGACCGCGCCGAGCAATTCGAGGTGGGCGCGTTCATTGGCGAGGTTGACGCTGACGCTCTTCACCCCCGCAACCTTGTTCAGGGCGCGTTCGACACGACCGACGCAGGAGGCGCAGGTCATGCCGTCGATGTTTAATTCCACGGTGTGCTGCGGCACGCTGTAACCGGCGCGTTCGACCGCCTCCATCAGCGCCAGCAGGCTGTCGCCGGGGGCCTGCACCCGGGCCTGTTCGGTGGCGAGGTTGACGCTGACGGCACTGGCGCCGCTGACTTTGCTCAACGCCCGCTCGACACGGCCGGCGCAACTGGCGCAGGTCATGCCGCTGATGGGCAGATCGAACGTGATGGAATCGGACATCGGTCGTACTCCCTGTAGTGGATGCCTACAGGATCAACCTTGCCATGCTGGCAAGGTCAAGCGCAAAAAAAATGGGGGGAGCCAGCCTGCTCCCCCCATTTTCGATTCCTCAGTATTCGAGCGCGGCCGGCCGCAGGTACATCCCTTTGGCGTTTGCCGCGATCCGGTACTTCACCACATCGCCGGCCTTGAGCGAGATCTCCTGCGCCGGAGGTGCCAGCATGCCTGGCTGGCAACCCGGTACCTGGCCCGGTTCCAACTTCAGACGAATGGAGAACGTGCCGTGGGGCAGGTTGAACGAGGTGGACTGCTCCTGAAGCAGCCGCCCGGCGAACTGATCCTGGATGTATACGCCGATCTCGCAGGAGGTCGGCACTTCCAGACGCTCGCGGGAGATGATCAGAACGGCGTAATCCTCGCCGGTCGCGTTGGCCTGGGGCAGGCAGGCAAAGAGGCTGAGTAAGCCAAACAGGCTGAAAGCTGACCAGCGCATGGCTGAATCTCCTGAATTCATGTCATTGATGCACGCAGCTTGGCCGAGCGCGGCGCCGATTGCCAGCCCGGCAGTTTTTTGCAGAACTTGACCTTGCCATCGTGGCAAGCCCGAAACTGCCGGCAACCTCACTCAAAGGAGTCATTCCATGCAAGTGTTCACTGTTGAAGGCATGTCCTGCGGTCACTGCGTCAAAGCCGTCACCCAGGCGGTTCAGAGCAAGGATCCGGCCGCCAGCGTGCGGGTCGATCTGGCGGCGAAGGAAGTCGGCGTCGAAAGCGCGCTGAGCGCCGAGCAAGTGATCGAGGCGATCAGCGAAGAAGGTTATGCGATCAAACTCGCCTGATCTTTTTAATAGTTAGCGAGCTA
The window above is part of the Pseudomonas fluorescens genome. Proteins encoded here:
- a CDS encoding heavy metal translocating P-type ATPase, which gives rise to MSDSITFDLPISGMTCASCAGRVERALSKVSGASAVSVNLATEQARVQAPGDSLLALMEAVERAGYSVPQHTVELNIDGMTCASCVGRVERALNKVAGVKSVSVNLANERAHLELLGAVDPQTLIAAVSKAGYSASLFELEHPQSDNRQQRLNHERWALICAIALALPLVLPMLLQPFGIHWMLPAWAQFALATPVQFIFGARFYVAAWKAVRAGAGNMDLLVALGTSAGYGLSLYEWATAAGRMPHLYFEASAVVIALVLLGKYLESRAKRQTASAIRALEALRPERAIQIIDGREQDVAISALRLGDLVLVKPGERFPVDGEVLEGQSHADEALISGESLPVPKQPGDKVTGGAINGEGRLLVSTTALGAESVLARIIRLVEDAQAAKAPIQKLVDKVSQVFVPTVLLLALATLIGWWLYGAPLETALINAVAVLVIACPCALGLATPTAIMAGTGVAARHGILIKDAEALERAHEVSAVVFDKTGTLTSGTPRIAHFSANDGDENALLTAAGALQRGSEHPLAKAVLDACAERNLTVPDVSESQSLTGRGIAGSLDGRRLALGNRRLLEESGLNAANLSESAQAWETEGRTLSWLIEQSPEPRVLGLFAFGDTLKPGALHAVQQLAAQHIHSHLLTGDNRGSARVVAEALGIENVHAEVLPAEKAATVAELKKNGVVAMVGDGINDAPALAAADIGIAMGGGTDVAMHAAGITLMRGDPRLVPAALEISRKTYAKIRQNLFWAFVYNLIGIPLAAFGFLNPVLAGAAMALSSVSVVSNALLLKTWKPEDLEDNR
- a CDS encoding heavy-metal-associated domain-containing protein; its protein translation is MQVFTVEGMSCGHCVKAVTQAVQSKDPAASVRVDLAAKEVGVESALSAEQVIEAISEEGYAIKLA
- the cueR gene encoding Cu(I)-responsive transcriptional regulator, producing MNIGQAARHSGLSAKMIRYYESIGLLKAAHRTDSGYRVYGDDDLHTLAFIKRSRDLGFSLEEVGKLLTLWQDRQRASADVKALARQHIDELNQKIRELGELRDTLQDLVEHCHGDHRPDCPILKELASGCCAQPARA